In Rhodococcus sp. OK302, one genomic interval encodes:
- a CDS encoding cryptochrome/photolyase family protein: protein MDNSVVWFRRDLRVSDLPSLLAAADAGGEVLALFVLDENLLGPAGAPRQDQLFANLAALDQQLGGRLTVVRGDPVELVPVAARSVGATEVHISADYGPYGRRRDAAVTRQIDLIATGSPYAVAPGRVTKADGNPYKVFTPYFRQWMEHGWRGPAATDAQTVRWLDPDDRDGGPAREGIPAANGKNLYPAGEVSALEQWKDYCENSLDRYDDERNRPDLDTTSRMSIPLKYGTIHPRTMLADLSRRTGDGPQAYRRQLAWRDFYADILFQRPDSARENYDAKFDRLRHDRGADSDVAFQAWCEGRTGFPIVDAGMRQLATEHWMHNRVRMIVASFLVKDLHIPWWRGARYFMAHLVDGDLASNQHGWQWTAGSGTDASPFFRVFNPTTQGEKFDPDGNYVRRWVPELRGIPGKAVHSPKAMRPADYPDPIVDHALEREEALRRYGEIKG from the coding sequence GTGGACAACTCCGTCGTCTGGTTTCGCCGTGACCTCCGGGTGAGCGACCTTCCCTCACTCCTGGCGGCAGCTGACGCCGGGGGAGAAGTGCTGGCGCTGTTCGTGCTCGATGAAAATTTGCTCGGGCCGGCGGGGGCGCCGCGTCAGGATCAGCTTTTTGCCAATCTGGCGGCGCTCGACCAGCAGCTCGGCGGACGGCTGACGGTGGTTCGCGGTGATCCGGTCGAGTTGGTGCCAGTTGCGGCGCGCTCGGTCGGGGCAACCGAGGTTCACATCAGCGCCGACTACGGACCGTACGGACGGCGGCGAGATGCGGCAGTGACGAGGCAGATAGATCTGATCGCGACGGGATCGCCCTACGCCGTTGCGCCGGGGCGCGTCACCAAAGCAGACGGCAATCCGTACAAGGTTTTCACGCCGTACTTCCGTCAGTGGATGGAACATGGCTGGCGTGGACCGGCTGCAACAGATGCGCAGACGGTGCGATGGCTCGATCCGGATGATCGCGATGGTGGCCCTGCGCGTGAGGGAATTCCCGCGGCGAACGGGAAGAATCTCTACCCGGCCGGTGAGGTCAGCGCGCTCGAACAGTGGAAAGACTACTGCGAGAACAGTCTTGATCGGTACGACGACGAACGCAACCGGCCCGACCTCGATACGACGAGCCGGATGTCGATCCCTTTGAAGTACGGCACCATTCATCCGCGAACCATGTTGGCCGATCTATCGAGACGTACCGGCGACGGACCCCAGGCCTATCGTCGGCAGTTGGCCTGGCGAGATTTCTACGCGGACATCCTGTTTCAGCGGCCGGACAGTGCGCGCGAAAACTACGACGCGAAGTTCGACCGTTTGCGCCACGACCGCGGTGCCGATTCGGACGTGGCATTTCAGGCATGGTGCGAGGGTAGGACAGGCTTTCCGATCGTCGACGCGGGGATGCGTCAACTGGCGACCGAGCATTGGATGCACAATCGTGTCCGAATGATTGTTGCGTCATTCCTGGTGAAGGACTTGCATATTCCGTGGTGGCGCGGTGCTCGCTACTTCATGGCGCATCTGGTGGACGGCGATCTGGCATCCAATCAGCATGGCTGGCAATGGACCGCCGGTTCGGGAACCGATGCGTCACCGTTCTTTCGGGTGTTCAACCCGACAACTCAGGGCGAGAAGTTCGATCCCGACGGCAACTACGTTCGGCGGTGGGTTCCCGAACTGCGGGGGATTCCGGGAAAGGCAGTGCATTCACCGAAAGCGATGCGCCCAGCCGACTATCCGGATCCGATCGTGGACCACGCCCTCGAGCGTGAGGAGGCGCTCCGGCGATACGGCGAGATCAAGGGCTGA
- a CDS encoding MFS transporter produces the protein MTTTVLQKTVGATRPRLGRGATFTLIAVIIATFLGASATPTPLYEHYQQLWGFSSLGSTLVFGIYALALLATLLTAGSLSDHIGRRPVLLGALVLEAFSLVLFASADGLTMLLIARVIQGIATGAAISTLGSALIDLERTPGRGSVINSVAPTVGLAVGAVGSSLITEHLPRPTSTVYLVLLVIVILEILGVWAAPETSGGRPGAWKSMRPALSVPREARTMIALTAPCLIAVWALGGFYLSLGPALARNALDVHSSLIGAVMVATLTGFGAAAVLTFRNLGGRTVMLIGTTTLILGVGITLLGAEISSTVAIFAGTAIAGIGFGAGFQGTILTVMPLADNHQRAGLLSTVYVIAYLANSLPALLAGYLVGKIGLVDTTRSYGALVMALAAVALIGLLVTGERKKSVPSVIE, from the coding sequence ATGACAACAACCGTTCTACAGAAGACTGTGGGCGCCACACGGCCCCGACTCGGCCGTGGCGCCACGTTCACGCTCATCGCAGTCATCATCGCTACCTTCCTCGGCGCGTCCGCTACTCCGACCCCTCTGTATGAGCATTACCAGCAACTGTGGGGGTTCTCCTCGCTTGGATCGACGCTCGTCTTCGGCATCTATGCTCTGGCACTGCTCGCGACGCTACTTACGGCCGGGTCGCTGTCCGACCACATCGGCCGCAGGCCAGTCCTCCTCGGAGCCCTTGTCCTCGAAGCATTTTCGTTGGTTCTCTTCGCGTCGGCCGACGGCTTGACAATGTTGCTGATTGCCCGCGTCATACAAGGCATCGCGACCGGCGCTGCCATCAGCACACTGGGTTCTGCCCTCATCGACCTCGAACGCACACCGGGACGGGGCTCCGTCATCAACAGTGTTGCTCCGACGGTTGGCCTGGCCGTCGGCGCCGTGGGTTCCAGCCTCATCACCGAACATCTCCCGCGCCCCACCAGCACTGTCTATCTTGTCCTCCTCGTCATCGTCATACTCGAGATCCTCGGAGTCTGGGCTGCTCCCGAAACCTCCGGTGGACGCCCCGGTGCCTGGAAATCCATGCGGCCCGCCCTCTCCGTTCCACGGGAGGCGCGCACGATGATCGCTCTGACCGCACCGTGCTTGATTGCAGTCTGGGCACTGGGTGGTTTTTACCTCTCACTCGGACCAGCCTTGGCGCGCAACGCACTTGACGTCCACAGCTCGCTGATCGGCGCGGTCATGGTCGCCACTCTCACCGGATTCGGTGCCGCCGCTGTGCTCACGTTCCGCAATCTCGGCGGCCGCACGGTCATGTTGATCGGCACCACCACGTTGATTCTGGGCGTCGGAATCACACTTTTGGGTGCCGAAATCTCTTCCACCGTGGCAATTTTTGCCGGAACTGCGATCGCGGGCATCGGATTCGGGGCCGGTTTCCAAGGCACGATTCTCACCGTTATGCCACTCGCCGACAACCACCAACGCGCCGGCCTTCTGTCCACCGTGTACGTCATCGCTTACCTCGCCAACAGCCTTCCGGCATTGCTCGCGGGCTATCTCGTCGGCAAGATCGGTTTGGTCGACACCACCCGCAGCTACGGCGCACTTGTCATGGCCTTGGCGGCAGTGGCACTGATCGGACTCTTGGTCACCGGCGAGCGGAAGAAGTCGGTGCCGTCGGTCATCGAGTAG
- a CDS encoding TetR/AcrR family transcriptional regulator, which translates to MRADALERRNAIVGAARAVFTQRGHDAPLDAVAELAHVGIATLYRNFPTREELVTAVAVATLTDAREAAETALAGMPTDPSLAWQSLVDRLVELKLGALIPALVERSFAEFPPEVLEARELTKTQMTAAIRAAQSAGLVRPDLHPFEFVLALARLTRPHPELSDEAIPNLVPRLVAIFVAGLRPDGTDLPI; encoded by the coding sequence ATGAGAGCCGATGCGCTCGAACGCAGGAATGCGATAGTCGGAGCCGCGCGCGCGGTGTTCACACAGCGTGGGCACGACGCGCCGCTCGACGCCGTTGCCGAACTCGCACATGTTGGCATCGCCACGCTCTACCGAAATTTTCCGACGCGCGAGGAACTGGTGACGGCCGTTGCCGTCGCGACGCTCACCGACGCCCGAGAAGCCGCCGAAACCGCACTCGCGGGAATGCCAACCGATCCGAGTCTGGCCTGGCAGAGCTTGGTGGACCGACTCGTAGAGCTGAAGTTGGGCGCGCTCATCCCGGCACTGGTCGAGCGTAGTTTCGCGGAGTTCCCTCCGGAGGTTCTCGAGGCCCGCGAACTGACCAAAACTCAGATGACCGCCGCAATCCGCGCCGCACAATCCGCCGGACTCGTCCGGCCTGACCTGCACCCCTTCGAGTTCGTCCTGGCTCTGGCCCGGCTGACCCGCCCCCACCCCGAACTGTCGGACGAGGCGATACCGAACCTCGTTCCACGGCTGGTTGCCATATTCGTGGCAGGCCTACGACCGGACGGCACCGACTTGCCGATCTGA
- a CDS encoding response regulator transcription factor, translated as MTDTPLILVVDDDPDVRTSLERGLRLSGFSVLTAVDGADALRVIANKHPDAVVLDINMPVLDGTGVVTALRAAGNEIPICVLSARNSVDDRIAGLESGADDYMVKPFVLAELVARVRAMLRRSNAPAGDHSGGTNTLRIGNLDIDLSGRRVRIDGNEVPLTKREFELLEVLAHNSGIVLTRERLLELVWGYDFVADTNVVDVFIGYLRRKFESGGSPRLLHTVRGVGFVLRENP; from the coding sequence GTGACCGACACACCGCTCATTCTCGTGGTCGACGACGACCCCGACGTCCGCACCTCGCTCGAACGGGGGCTGCGCCTTTCGGGGTTCTCGGTCCTGACCGCTGTCGACGGCGCAGACGCCCTCCGAGTGATCGCGAACAAGCACCCGGACGCGGTAGTTCTCGATATCAACATGCCCGTCCTCGACGGCACCGGTGTGGTGACGGCATTGCGCGCGGCCGGCAACGAGATACCCATCTGCGTGCTCAGCGCCAGAAACTCCGTCGACGACAGGATTGCCGGACTGGAATCCGGTGCCGACGATTACATGGTCAAACCGTTTGTCCTCGCCGAATTGGTCGCGCGCGTCCGCGCAATGCTGAGGCGGAGCAACGCCCCTGCCGGCGACCACTCCGGAGGCACTAACACCCTGCGCATCGGAAACCTCGACATCGACCTCTCCGGTCGACGGGTTCGCATCGACGGCAACGAAGTACCTCTGACCAAGCGCGAATTCGAATTGCTCGAAGTCCTGGCCCACAACTCGGGAATCGTCCTGACCCGCGAACGCCTCCTCGAACTCGTGTGGGGGTACGACTTCGTGGCGGACACCAACGTCGTCGACGTGTTCATCGGGTACCTTCGCCGAAAATTCGAGTCCGGCGGATCGCCTCGCCTGCTCCACACCGTCCGCGGCGTCGGATTTGTTCTTCGGGAGAACCCGTGA
- a CDS encoding TetR/AcrR family transcriptional regulator has translation MTPTTGPRPGGRSARIQQAVRASARALLERHERAEITVPMIASDAGVTPSTIYRRWGDINEVFADVSIEQLRPDAPPRETGSLRGDLTAWSQEYLEEMSTPVGRAALRDVLMSDDHALASEGTKKFKCAYFCRTQIDVILARWPEASAVDGDSVVDHVVAPIVYRILFDLEPLSPLRVSELVDQVLASKVSV, from the coding sequence ATGACTCCGACCACAGGTCCGCGCCCTGGTGGCCGCAGCGCACGCATTCAACAGGCCGTGCGCGCGTCTGCTCGTGCGCTGTTGGAGCGGCATGAGCGGGCCGAGATCACGGTGCCCATGATTGCGAGTGATGCGGGTGTCACTCCGTCTACGATCTACCGGCGCTGGGGCGACATCAACGAGGTCTTTGCCGACGTATCGATCGAACAGTTGCGTCCCGACGCTCCGCCACGTGAGACCGGTTCGCTGCGTGGAGATTTGACGGCCTGGTCGCAGGAGTACCTCGAGGAGATGTCGACGCCGGTGGGGCGTGCCGCGCTTCGCGATGTGCTGATGAGCGACGATCACGCTCTCGCGTCCGAGGGTACGAAGAAGTTCAAATGTGCGTATTTCTGTCGTACCCAGATCGACGTGATACTTGCGCGCTGGCCCGAAGCTTCTGCGGTGGATGGTGATTCGGTGGTGGACCACGTTGTCGCACCGATTGTCTACCGCATATTGTTCGACCTCGAACCACTGTCCCCGTTACGGGTTTCCGAGTTGGTGGATCAGGTTCTGGCGTCGAAGGTTTC
- a CDS encoding sensor histidine kinase → MKRRRFSLRIRVAAAAALGATFIVLALGVVVALAIARNNLAQLDRRLETASTVVVANAATAGPFLGAFGDAGAFSVTIRNDTDGKVMSSTPTRLPALPVGSETVEVDGTMYRAYTAEADGINALVSLAVPYAEARDITVDQQKQVALFGLGAVAAAAALGWLFGGPAVRPLVELTRRIARRDPDLATQVSGIREADELAAAAESMLRDVASAQAATTSALATARDFASAAAHELRTPLTAMRTDIEVLSIHDLDQSQRHEILVDLARAQGRVESTLRDLERLAKGELSTAEDFKDTDLIEVCDIAADEAQRLHPNLRVSVETTDSPLPYRIHALPGGIRLILDNAITNAVRHGGATEVRITLGCRPGPPATFTITIDDNGSGIPEGEREAVFERFTRGSTAGKSGSGLGLALVAQQAFLHGGSTSLHDSPLGGARLSVELRDAPAQN, encoded by the coding sequence GTGAAGCGGCGGCGCTTCTCACTGCGAATCCGCGTCGCTGCCGCCGCAGCGCTGGGGGCGACGTTCATCGTTCTTGCACTCGGCGTTGTCGTTGCACTCGCGATCGCGCGAAACAATCTCGCGCAGTTGGATCGTCGACTCGAGACCGCGTCGACGGTTGTCGTGGCCAACGCCGCCACCGCAGGTCCGTTCCTCGGCGCTTTCGGCGATGCTGGTGCGTTCTCTGTGACCATCCGCAACGACACTGACGGCAAGGTCATGTCCAGTACCCCCACCAGGCTCCCGGCTCTGCCGGTGGGTTCGGAAACCGTCGAGGTTGACGGAACCATGTATCGCGCCTACACCGCCGAAGCTGATGGAATCAATGCTCTTGTCTCTCTGGCAGTTCCCTACGCGGAGGCCCGCGACATCACTGTCGATCAGCAAAAGCAGGTGGCATTGTTCGGGCTGGGTGCTGTGGCCGCTGCGGCCGCGCTGGGCTGGCTGTTCGGCGGACCGGCAGTGCGTCCACTCGTTGAATTGACACGCCGGATCGCCCGACGCGACCCTGACCTCGCCACCCAGGTCTCCGGCATTCGAGAAGCGGATGAGCTTGCGGCAGCCGCAGAATCGATGCTCAGGGACGTTGCCAGCGCACAGGCAGCCACGACGTCGGCTTTGGCCACAGCTCGAGATTTCGCCTCGGCAGCAGCACACGAACTCCGAACGCCGTTGACGGCCATGCGCACTGACATCGAAGTGCTGTCCATCCATGATCTGGATCAGTCACAAAGACACGAAATTCTGGTCGATCTCGCGCGCGCCCAAGGACGAGTGGAATCGACATTGCGCGACCTCGAGCGGCTAGCCAAGGGCGAGTTGTCCACGGCCGAGGATTTCAAGGACACCGATCTGATCGAAGTGTGCGATATTGCCGCCGACGAAGCGCAACGCCTCCATCCGAATCTGCGGGTGAGTGTCGAAACCACCGATTCGCCTCTGCCCTACCGCATTCACGCATTGCCGGGTGGCATCCGGTTGATCCTCGACAATGCCATCACCAATGCCGTGCGGCATGGCGGCGCCACCGAAGTGCGGATCACCCTGGGATGCCGTCCCGGCCCGCCCGCGACATTCACCATCACCATCGACGACAACGGGTCCGGCATTCCCGAAGGCGAGCGCGAGGCAGTGTTCGAGCGGTTCACCCGCGGCTCGACTGCCGGTAAATCCGGCTCAGGGCTGGGGCTGGCGCTGGTCGCTCAGCAAGCCTTCCTCCACGGCGGCAGCACCTCGCTTCACGACAGCCCGTTGGGCGGAGCACGTTTGTCTGTCGAACTCCGAGATGCGCCCGCGCAGAACTGA